cttatacttgtattataagtTGGTTGTCATTATCACTACAAATGTTTAGCTTTGTCTAAATATCTTGTATCATTTGTGCATTAACATACCAAGTAAAAAAAAGgacttaacaaataattaaaataacttaatatctaatttcgattgaaaattcaatatttatcataatttaaatcccaaattttaattatataaatgtataataactagGGCTCAAAAATTGTAAGAGCTGAAAAAGGCAAAATATGCATGaagaaatgttaaatatataaacaaaattaaccaATTTGATCAAGTCTTTGACAGAACACGGGACTGGCATTGTGTAATCGCCGATAAGCCACCTGAATATCTGATCAGTGTCTAGTCTTTTACCAGCACTGTAGTAAGACCCAACCTGGGCAGAATTGTGCAGTGTAGGTCAACAGAGACATCCCTAGCTGAAACGAATAAGTGATGCAATAGTCAGAGTATTCCAGCATTGCACTGATTGTCAAATCATTCGACCTAGGCTTCCCCTAGTTTCCGACAGTGTGTTTGCTGCAAgtcattttattagaatttagaagaaaacatcaattttttttagagaatATTAAACCAAGTATAGAAATACCATGAAAATTGAGaaatatgtacttttttttctaaaattgacaaaatttgcaaaaaaaaatgtattgtttaattttgtatttaatcttATCAATGTATAGAGCAAATTTCTAGTTTGGTCTGCTATAAATTGAAAGCATACAGAACAATATGCAACTCCTACAAGTTCCAAGccctaataataacataacaaaatcatgatatatatatttaattagtgaAACCTCTAAATAGTGGACTTTctcattcattaaaattttgttcattACTTAGAGGGAATAAACTTATGAAGTTTATGATAgggtaaatgtataaaagaaaaaaaaagcgcTAGATtacattcaattataatatttaatgtttcaattatttaataatacatttttaaataaattaaaaaaaataaatgcatacatacataaatacaaaatttggcTTTGAAAGAAgtgtgttattgttataataatgtaagtattttttcttttgaggttatttttaaattgagattaaaatatgtgttgttATTTGAAGGTTTTACCATTGTAaagcagtaaaaaaaaaattgatattactaaaaaaatatctattagaGGAAGTTGAGTGATGCACATAGTGATAGCATATATTAAAGttggaattaatattaaattattataaataaaaattatttaggttaCTGTTAATAATAGGGTAAGCAACTCATACTTTTGGGTTCTCCTAATCTCACCCAGttgtaatgttaaataatatgctaatgttcaaataatgtacaataattaatgtagaGTAAACAAGTGAAGCACACATTATGCaagatcaaaaaattaaatgatgtgCACCTGTCTTATAAAAAAGGTCAACATTATCAATAGTGATGCGTAAATGATATATTGCTAGTTTAAAGTAGGTACTGTCCATAGACATATAGAACAACTAGATAGTGGACTGCAcgataaaattgaaatcagcGACCATATTCTACAGggcaatgtttacaaaattttatactatgaaaataaattcgttattttgtaaacattgccTTGTTGGCATATGGCTGCACGACTTCAACTTTCCTAAGGGAATGTAATACGCAGTCTGGTATCTAGTTGTTTTATATGTCTATGGTActatcttattataaataatctattagttaattataaatgcttatgtactatgtagtgattgtagtgtaattgtaATGACTCAGCccatttattcttaataaattaaatgtgtgctgttaataacaaatatatttaaatatatacttatttattttaaattaatatattattggtaataataagGAATAGCaactatataaattctaataaatgcttaataaataaataataatcatataaaaaataaattaacacaggttataatacattgcacataataatataaataaaacattaaaacacaaaaacattgtaataagagtataaaaaataataatatatatatatatatatatatatagagtattattgtatagttacTTAGAGAATGGTTTATAACTTTCGAGATCCACCTCTGCTTTTTATCACTCCGAATGTAGCcaattttacttcatttaaaaaactggAGGAATTATGTACCGTACTACCACCCAATATAATCCTAACCTGTGGGTTAGATATgttcatattgtatattgccATTGATTCTTCATATGTAACACCAccaattacaaaaacaattatatcttgcaccctataaaataaaaatattacaattttaatataacaaaaaaataaaaatttcttctAACATAGTGAATacattttacgtaaaaatataaatgtcaacccaatttacaaatgtttctaagtaataattatactgaatagtaaaaacaatttaatgaaaaattaaaattgtacttcATACCTTTTTGTTGGTTGATTTATATCACTTAAGAATGGGTATTGCTCTTCTTTTAatcttgattttattaaatcttcaaCTAATTCCTTCATCAGTGGAACATGTTGAGTAAATATATTGTCAACGCCCTTCAAGtcctaaaatacaaataaaaaatagatttcttaactcataaaacaattatattttatacttataaataaaaaaaatttggatttttttaatgaagaaacctaatttaaattgtcaataatttaaacttaatgttTGTTATCatggattataatttataataaggaaaaataatttgtttacctTATAGAAtcgttttgttatttgttttgcattttttaatgtattttcattatctaaaattattttactttggtATTTCATAACATCATGTACAAGCTGAAATCaatcaaataatcataaacaaaaataatttgaaatgttacTTTTATAGAAATACCTCTATCCAATGTTCAGcaactttttttgattttaatatttgtattaaactaGTTAATTCTCTATTACTATCTTTGCTGaaagattttaaagcatataacataacaagttTACTCGCCTCTTCGTCTGGAATACCTTTTTCAATAAGCTCTTTaattttctgtaaaaaaatttattcaaactaaaatactatttttaattaattataagtatatgaatgattaattatgaaaacaacAAACAGATTGGATAAATTAATAGAGAGTAgaggaaatataaaaattaataaattattaaggatAGACCACATATGAAAAAGAATAAGTCCACAGAGTAAATGGCAGATATATAAGTATGCAGTAATTATAACTAgtgtaatagaatattaaaatatcttatacacacaataaaatataataattataggtattctaatttattacatatatatttatctccttatttatttatataaggtaaaactaaaaataaaacgtgaaGTAGTACTAACCTGAGTATGTTGAGAAGATTGAATATCACAAGCAATTTGTTGCTGCAATTCAGATACTTCtaagagatttttttttgtgacatAATTTGATAGTTGttccataattattacatgtttAGCAACTGTACCGGACATTTTCTGAaagaaatatgttaataattgaatattattattatttttttaaatctacttAATTATTGTCTAATACCTTAAATTGTGgataattttcaacaaaagcTTTCATATCTGATATAGTATCAagtttttgatgattttttgcTTTTGACTTAAAATCATCAATTAAAGATTTCATTATCTCACCGATTTcaccaaaatttttataaatattctaaaaatatttataaatttatattaataaaaaaatttaagtgtattcgttgttaatgttaaaatttacttgTTTGTATAAATCATCTTGCTCAGCAcacaataatactttttttagatCTGGTTTAATGTCTTCAATATGACTTAAATCcacttgattattatttatagtaagcAATTCATGAACCATAGCTTGGTAAGACCACTGATGACAATtccatgaatattaaaaagttggtatacaattcaaaaattattattagtatttgataCACACCTGTTATCGCGATTACTGTTTACTGTTAAAACTACTAAAATCATCTCTTTAGACAGTTTTCCTGAGgcaatacacaatttttatgaaaaaatctaTAGCACCTTCTCTAGAATTTAGCAAgtatggtttattatttaagttaaatcaagattaatataataagttcagTAAACTAATAGTttccaaaatgtataaatatgcaGAATATGAATAGCAATGTAAAACATGTTATATACAACCAGAAAACAATAGTTAActtcaatattacattttttaaattaagattaaatcTATCTTGACATTGttcgttaaataaatattaatatattagtgttaattatcaattttattaaaaataacaatactataGAATAACATTAAGATTATTTAGATTAGAGTATAGATTGAGTTATtgagaataaaaatgatataataagtaGTGCGATAACAggaaaatacattgtttttcaacttataagttattcaaATTACCGGCATTAATAGCGGAGTAACTGGATCCTCTCTTCggtctaatattaataattgtggtTGTATGTCGccttgttttaaattgaaaagattttcttcttttgaaaatattaccttaaaataatatatatatatatattgaatttatagttggtaatgttacaataaaaaaataatagttattttattactttaggttattcaaaataataatctttataaaaaaactttaaaataaataaattaggaagAAAAAGCTGAagtttttaggtttttataaagtatataagagAATTACTGCACAATTCTATTACAGTAGTAGTAGGTTTAAACTAACTTTAAAGGAATTAGTTTATTAGATTTTgcattctattttaaatagttataacttacaaaCCAATTCCaatcaacaataattgttgaaatattattttatacatttgtaataattacaacttaaaaaattgtcaagaaaatatttttctaaaataaatattaaattagaaaaaaaatttgtctcAGTAATCAATACatccaataaaaaatgttgtttttattaaaaatttactttgacTTTTTCAGCAAGTTGTTTACTCATTTTTGAAGAAGCTTGGAATCGTATTagtggattttttttcaatgataataaaacgGAAATAATTCCTTGAGTACATCTTGTTAGCTGAAGTGGATCCCAAGACAGAccttataagaaaaaattaagaatattgaagaggaataattaatataaatattataaattatgattattaattacattgtcCACAAGATGGAATATTAAGTGAAAATAGATGAGGTGCTACTGCTAAGTAATCAGCATAATATTCTTGCACTTCTCGTACAACTTCTTGGATATCACTTTCAGCAATTGTCTTGATATcagttttagaaattatattactaaaatctaaaaaataataataccaagtactgattacttataattcatatacctacttgaaaaattgtgatttgattaaaattctaGAATGGTGAatctatttgtaaatataaataataataaacattttatctacttacatatatagtaatagCCATATCTAGGATTACGTAACTCTTTGCATAACAAAGATATATTTTCACTAGTTGGCCGTAAGAATGTGATACATTTCATATGATACATGCTGTCTGAACTACTAGTTGATGTTAGTTgctcaaataaatatacttctcTCTGAAGTATTTCTGACTGACTAAAAACTGCGCTCACAATACTTGTCTGTAAAAATTATGCAgattagaaaaaatttaacttttataaatataattcagtttaaatatagttaattacttaaataaatggtaaatctggtaaaaaatatgaaatttaactattaatgtataatttatggttagttatattatattatattttcctccaaaatgtattaacttatgatttttactaatttaatatattatttatttattgaaaaaaaagaattatacatatatatatacaatgtgcTTACAGTTGCTTTGTCCATAAGTAGTACTTTCATTCCAGGACCACAGTCTTCAGTCatctttattatgtataattttatagcttGAATTAAATCCATAGTGATCAGCAATTTTTGAGTAACTTAatcgaattaaatatttaatactacaatTAAGGGTAGttttgcaaaaaatattattaatgtactaGTGTACAGCTGTCAACTGTACAAGTACAACCTGTACAAGTACTTAGTACGAGACAAGTGTATAACTTGgatgaatattgaattatgATTACTGTGTTTTGTATTAGATGCAGATGCACctaaatgaatacaatataatgataagaAATAATACACTGTGATAGTATAATCATAGATAatcgtattattgttatcttaaCAAAAACTTCAATTTTTACCTCCTGGCTCCTACACCTTCTCTGTTAAAAGagttaataatatcacaacATAGAATAGTTAGATAATTagttggtatttttaatagaatattaaaaaaaatattttgattgagcctaaagaaaattaatgcGTTATGGGTAAATCtaccaatgatattatatctttaaaatgttaacattttagacttatacaaaaaaattctaaagtgAATAagatacctattggctatttagAGCGAAACGAACAATTCAAGAATGCATTGATTTTAGAGCgacgtttttctttttttggatCTATATTCTATCATTAGTTTATCACTTTTCTGAACAATATAACTTACATTTTGAACTTTGATACATTTTCTAgtagaaaaatgtatctaaGTATCTGTTCTATGATTAGGCAGAGTAGGCTCCTAGCCCCTAGAGGCTCCACTTGGTTTAGGTGCCTAGTgaaaagtgaaatatttttttttgtatattatatttaatattttaatttaaggatttagagaacaaaaataaatatgaattaatattatagtaagatTACTGTATTATAAGTATCAGGGGCGGACGCAGGAAAAAATGTTGGGTGGGGGGTCTGAAAAAATTAGAACTTTTTGAAAGTTCATAAGTGAGAATGActacgttttaaattaatcatccaTTTATTTCGGAGGGGGTTTGAACGCCCCCCCCTTTCGTCCgccattaatatatatacatgttacaTATAGCACACACtctaaaaagtcaaaaatatttttagattatttgtcaaaattatttacaaattattgaatGTTATCTGAAGACGTCATAGCGATGCGCGATGACAAAATATATCGTCGTGCATAGtgcatagtattataaaaaaaatagtacactTTCATCTACCGAACCGAACAAATGATAGGTTAAGTAAAATTAGCTTAATGATTTCCctgtaattattgtttctatgaatatgattatatgaatgaataatataaattgtaatggccctcatatataaatttttattaaattgctttttgaaaatatggtcGACTTAACTCCGAGATATTATGACAGAGACACTGcagcattaaaaatgtataaatgtttctAGTTTCTAGTGTTTTTATATCTCATACTCTCATGATCCACTTCCTACATTTCACCTGTATAATGTGCCAaggataggtatataaattagtcACCGGAAACTACctctgaagttttaaattgaaacattattttgacaagttaTTTAGTTATGGTGTAAACagaccaaaaaataaaaataaacaataacacacattattgaaaaatcaatatcgGTACATTAATTACTCCATTCAgatttcagaatttaaaaatgacgaGAGATAACAAATAACGTTAATAggtaacgtttttattttctaataaatggTCAAttcattctaatattaaagcaaataacata
The DNA window shown above is from Aphis gossypii isolate Hap1 chromosome 2, ASM2018417v2, whole genome shotgun sequence and carries:
- the LOC114125900 gene encoding vacuolar protein sorting-associated protein 45: MDLIQAIKLYIIKMTEDCGPGMKVLLMDKATTSIVSAVFSQSEILQREVYLFEQLTSTSSSDSMYHMKCITFLRPTSENISLLCKELRNPRYGYYYIYFSNIISKTDIKTIAESDIQEVVREVQEYYADYLAVAPHLFSLNIPSCGQCLSWDPLQLTRCTQGIISVLLSLKKNPLIRFQASSKMSKQLAEKVKVIFSKEENLFNLKQGDIQPQLLILDRREDPVTPLLMPWSYQAMVHELLTINNNQVDLSHIEDIKPDLKKVLLCAEQDDLYKQNIYKNFGEIGEIMKSLIDDFKSKAKNHQKLDTISDMKAFVENYPQFKKMSGTVAKHVIIMEQLSNYVTKKNLLEVSELQQQIACDIQSSQHTQKIKELIEKGIPDEEASKLVMLYALKSFSKDSNRELTSLIQILKSKKVAEHWIELVHDVMKYQSKIILDNENTLKNAKQITKRFYKDLKGVDNIFTQHVPLMKELVEDLIKSRLKEEQYPFLSDINQPTKRVQDIIVFVIGGVTYEESMAIYNMNISNPQVRIILGGSTVHNSSSFLNEVKLATFGVIKSRGGSRKL